Genomic segment of Catenibacterium mitsuokai:
TGAGTCACATCATGACTTAATGCATATTCAATTTCTGAAGGAAGCTTATTGTTTCCATGGAAGTAGATCTTATCTGGATCAAATCCAGCACGTAATGCGATACTGATTTCTCCTGCAGATACGCAGTCAATTCCAATACCATATTCATTTGCAAGCTTATAGATAGCAAGACAGCTAAAAGACTTAGAAGCAAATAATGGAAGTGCCTTTTCATACTTATCCATGAACTTTGTCTTTAATTCATTCATCTGATGTCTAATATGACCTTCACTCATAACATAAAGTGGTGTGCCATACTGCTTTGCGAGATCAGATGCTTTAATACCATCTATATATAAATCATTGCCTTTTATATCAGCAAACTGTGTCTGTAATACCATACCATTCCCCTTAATATAATGTTTTTAAATCAAATAAACCTTTGTCTTTATTCATTAATGCCTTTAATGCAGCAACAGCACCATTCGCAAATACTTCTTTAGAAAGAGCTGTATGCTTTACTTCTACGATTTCATCCTGTCCTGCAAACATGACTGTATGTTCACCAAAGATTGTCCCACCTCTTATAGATGAAATACCTACTTCATTTCTTTCTCTCTTACGATGAATAGAATGACGATCATAAGTAGGTTCTAATGAATCATCTAAAGCATTATTAATGCCATCATATAACATTACTGCAGTACCTGATGGTGAATCAATCTTCTGATTATGATGTTTTTCCATGATTTCAATATCAAAATGGTGTTCAAAGAATTCTTTCGCAAATTCACTCACCATCTTATTCATCATAGCCACACCATAAGAAGTGTTATAAGACTGGAAGAGGGCAATCTCATGAGATGCTTCTTCAATCTTCTTTAAGTCTTCTGCACTAAAGCCAGTAGTAGCGAATACAACTTTACACTTATTCTTTAATGCATAAGATAGAATACTATCTAGATTGGCAGGATGTGAGAAATCAATAATGGCATCAATATCATCCTGTACTTCATCTAATGACTTATATGCAGGTACTTCTGGCTGTACATCAAACACAGGAGATACAACACCCGCTAATTCTAAATCTGCATCATTCATCACTGCATGGGCTACTTTCTTACCCATTAAACCATAACCATATACTAATACTTTCATCTTAATAACCCTTGCTTTCAAATTCTTTCATTGCATCAAATAATAACTTCTTATTTTCTTCTGTAGTTGGAATAAGAGGCTGACGAAGCATATCACTTTCAATAACACCCATATGTTTTAAAGCAGCCTTAGGCATGATTGGGTTAACATCAATGAATAAATATTTAGAAACATCATTTAAATCATAAGCCATCTTTCTAGCAAGTTCTAAATCACCCTTTAATGCAGCCTGGGCAAACATTTCTGTTTCTCTTGGATAAAGGTTAGATAATACTGAAATAACACCTTTACCTCCTGCTGCGATAAATGGAAGAATATTATCATCACATCCAGAATATAAATCAAAGTCCATATCCTTAGTACGTGTTAATACTTCCATTGCATATGCAATATCATCTGTTGCATCTTTCATAGCAACAATATTAGGAACCTTTGCAAGTTCTACTACTGTATCTACACTGATCTTCATACCAGTTCTACCTGGTACATTATACATAATAAGTGGTAAATCACTTGCCGCAGCAACAGCCTTATAATGTTCAATTAAACCTCTCTGAGAAGTCTTATTGTAGTAAGGTGTTACAACTAAGTTTGCATCAGCACCTGCTTCAGCATTGAACTTAGCCTTTCTAATAGCCTGTGCAGTATAGTTAGAACCTGCACCTACAATAACCTTTACACCTGTACCCTTAGCCATTTCTACTGTAATCTTAGTGAGTTCAAATTCATCTTCAATATCAATAGTTGCAGGTTCACCAGTAGTTCCGTTGACAAGTAATGCTTTTACACCACCATCAATCATTCTCTGTACCTGTCTCTTATAACCTTCATAATCAATACTTCCATCTTCAAACATTGGTAATACCAATGCAACACCTGTACCTTCAAAAATTGGTTCCATTTTATGCTAATTCCTCCTGAATTTTTTCTAATGCTTTCTTTAAATATTTCTTTTCTATAACATATGAAATAGATACTTCACTTGTTGTCACTTGAGCAAATGGGATTTGGTTATCACCTAGAACTTTGAATAACTTACTTGCAAAACCGACTTCATTTTCCATATGACCTTCTACAACAAGCTTACCTACATTCTTAGATGCAAATACACCAATACGTGGGTGATTCTTCCTAACTTCTTCAATAGCCTTGTTTAAAGCACTTTGTGCTTTTGCATCACATGTGAAATCAATACGCATTTCATCTTCTAGCATGACTGATGAGATCATATCGATGTTCACACCTTCACGACTAATTGTTTCAAACACATCAGCCACAAAGAGAGGATTCTTTTCAACATTCATTAACTTCACTTGAATAATGTCTTCTTCAATCTCTAATCTTGTAATCACACTGTTCATCTTCATCATCTCCATTTTTTTATAAAAAAATATTGCAATGGGGCCATTGCAATATAATTAGTAGTCTTCATTATATTCAATAGCGCACCACAAATATTTTGTGACAGTGAATAAGATCTTCTCTTATCCCCCAGATAACAGTTCATATACAGTTCCCTGTCTCTTCGGCATTTGCTCCCCCTTCATTATCTGGCTGTATCCATTAATAACGAATTCTTAACGCATGCACCTCTATTTGCCAACATAATAACATATTATCAATCATAAAAAAAGTGATTTTCTTCTAAATAGTGCATATATTCTTTGATCCAGGGACTATCTACCGCATATCGCTGAAGCATTAATACAACTTCCTGTCCTTGATACATGAAGCGCATCTCTGATTCAGCCCCTTTCTTTTTCACTTTAAAATCTGTCACAAAACGATAATCAAAGAAGTAAACACCATCTAGAAACTTCAGATTATCATATTGCATAAAGGTAATTCCCTCACGTTCAAAGCTTAATACATAGAATTCTGTTTTCTTGCTTACTATATGACCTAACCACATAGTAAGAGCTGTTTTTTTCCAGTTCACCTGATACTTCGTATGCGCAAAGGCTACATTATTATGAAATGATATACCAGACAAACGCACATAGTTCTCTAACAGCTTTTCTCTATTATTCATGGATTTCTAAAGGCAATTGATCAGGATCTTTAAAAAATGTCATTTTCTTGCCTGTAAATGTGTCAAAACGAATTGGTTCTGTTTCAATACCTAATGCATTTAATTCTTTGACTGTTTCCTCTACATCTTCTACCTTGAAAGCCAGATGTCTCAGTCCTGCAGTTTCAGGGAAAGGATGAAGTGGGGCATCAGGTTTAACAAATACTTCTAACTCCATATCTCCAAGTTGAAGATCTAACTTGATATCCTGTTTATCCTCTCTCTTATTTTCTCTAATAATCTTAAAACCTAATTTATTGACATAAAAGTCAATTGTTTGATCATAATCTTTTGTAATGATTGCAATATGATGTACTGTGTCTAATCTCATAAGAGCACCTCCTGTTACTATTATATCATTGACATCAAGAATGATATATAGTTATTATAGTATAAACCAACTAAGGAGGTAGGTAATATATGAATAAGAAAACAATTATTTATTCAATTAAATCTGCACTCCCTGTTATAACTGGTTATATTGTCTTAAGTATTGGTTTTGGCTTATTACTGCAAGATAAAGGTTATGGGTGGGGCTGGGCAGTTTTAATGAGTACAGGTATATATGCTGGTTCTATGCAGTTTGTGACAATTAATCTACTATCAACAGGTGCTTCTATCATTACAACTGCTATTATGACTCTTATGGTCAATATCAGACATCTCTTTTATGGGATTACTATGTTAAAAGAATATAGTGAAGCAGGGTGGAGAAAGCCTTATTTGATCTTCTCATTAACAGATGAAACCTACTCCTTAATCTGCTCTCCTGATCTTCCTGATGATATTAATCGTAAAGACTATTTCTTTATCGTTTCTCTTGTCAATCAGTTATCCTGGATAGCAGGGAGTATTATAGGTTCAGTACTCGGGAATATTATTCCTTTTGATACAACAGGGATAGATTTTGCGATGACTGCATTATTTGTCATCATCCTAGTAGAACAACTAGAGAAATCAAAACAGCATCTTCCAGCCTTCACAGGATTTATTATTTCTATATTCTGTTTATTACTCTTTGGGCCTAATCAGTTCCTGATTCCTTCTATGATTCTTATTACAATCGCATTATTCATAGAAAAAAAGAGCTTAGAAAGGAGTGATCTCTAATGCATGCCATACTTATTATTCTTACTGCTGCAATAGTCACACTTCTTATCCGTGCTCTTCCGTTTATTGTTTTTAGTAAACATACACCGGATAGTATTCTCTATTTAGGTAAAGTACTACCTTATGCGATCATACCAATGTTAGTGGTGTATTGTTTGAAAAGTGTATCCGTTCTAAAAGCCCCTTATGGTATTCCAGAACTCATAGCACTTATAGTGGTAGTATGTATCCATAAATGGAAACATAGTACATTACTTTCTATTCTTCTAGGTACAATGACTTATATGTTTCTAATCCAGACTGTGTTCTAGTCTTTTCATGACCTCTAAGGGGAGATTATTCACGAGTACAGTATTACCATCATAATAGTTGATGTAATCTGGACCTAGTGTAAATATACGTTCAAAAGGAATCGTACCCAATGATCTTTCTTCTGTTGTAGAATAAAGAGCTATTTCATAATAATCACATTCTAGCTTTTCACCTGTTTCTGGATTCTGATACCCTACAGGTACCCATGGTTTATTAGGGAGTAAAGTAGGGCAGTCTTCAGTTAATGCATAGATGCCTTTAATACCCTGATCTGTCTTAAAGAATTGTGGTTTTGCATAATAATAGTCATGACTTTGAAGTTCATGCATCCATGAAGAGAATAGATGTGGATTAAGAATAAACTGTTCTGCTTCATCCTTACCAATCACTAATGGCCACATAGTACTCATTAAAGTAAGAGAATCTGTTTCACCATTCGCAATCTTTTCTGATACTTCTTTAATAACGCGATGATTGAAGGCAATAAGATCATCTTCCTGTGATAAGTACTCATCTATATCTTCTTCTATACCATCAATAGTAACACTGCATTTCCAGTAACTAGTAATTCTTCTTAAGCAGTTAAAGAAAGAACGCATTTCATCTGTAGTAGTAGGATTGAGTAAGCGTAGGTTTAATTCATTCTTTTCTTCTTCATCCCATGAAATATGAAAACCTCTTCCGATAGAATTTGGATTATAGAAGATCATATTACCTTCCTGGTCATCCCCCACCATTCTCATACCATCATTGATTCCAAAAGCCAATTCATCACCGACTATGACATCTAATGGAATAGTCTTTTTAAATAATCCCTTCTGTTTAATACATACATCAATAGACATTGTCTTATCCTCCTATGCATCTCATGAAGTCTTCTTCTGAGATAATCAAAATCTTTTCATCCTTCTCTCTTAAGTCTAAACCTTTTCTAATCTTAGTACCATACTGACCATACTTCCATGTTTTGCTTTTTTCTCCCCCGACAATTAAATAATCGGTAGCACGTGTAGGGGCACTTAATACAGAACCACCATGTGTATATATATAATGTACAACATCACTTCTTCTCATCGAAGTAAACAAACCAGTGACCACAAACTTACCTGTCAAATCTATATCAAATATTTCATCAAAAGCAAAAGGGTAATTATTCATAACTATTCCTCAAAAAAAGATATACAATATATGTAGGAGGTTTTTCATAATGGTTAAAATCCTAAACATCGCATTATATATCATATTCATTCTTATACCAGCATTGTATTTTATATGGCTATTAAAACATGAACACCTGATTTTCAAGACATTTGTGGTTGTCATGGCTATTCTTTCTACAATCGGTATATTACTTAAATTTAACTTTAAACCATATAATCATATCTTTACCATGTTCATACTAGTGTGTCAATTTCTCACTATGTATATTTATATTCTTTTTATATGTGTTTATCTGTATCGTTTCTCTTTTAAATTTGTGAAACGAAGACCATATCGTTTTGGGAATATCGTAGCGACTATGATTGCGATTACTCTTACAATTTCTGGTTTCCATTCTCATTATAATAAGAAAGAAGTCATCTATCATGTCACTGTTCCTAAGACATCTTCAGTATCACAACTAAAAATATGTTTAGTCAGTGATCTCCATTTGAGTTCTGGTACTTATATGAGACAGGTAAGAAAACTTGTAAAAACAGTGAATGATAAACATTATGATCTTGTATGTTTTGCAGGAGATGTATTTGATGAAAATACACCCGATGCATTAATGAATCGTTCTTTACAAGAATTCAAGAATATGAAGAGTACTTATGGAACATACTGGATATCTGGTAATCATGAATATTATGGTAAACATACAGACTTTACTGTCTTTGAAAAATATAACATACACTTTCTAAAGAACACCTATGAAACTGTAGATAATACTTTTAATATTGTCGGCTTTACAGATAAGACATCTCGAGATCACTATGATATCAATCAAGTCATTCAAGGTATGAATACTTCTTTACCTACTATTACACTAGACCATAATCCTGAAAGATTTGATCAGCATACATATTTCACTGATCTTCAATTATCTGGTCATACACATAATGGACAGATTTTCCCAGGTAATATTATTCTTCATTATTACTATCAGAATTCATATGGTTTATCCCATTATAAGAACCACTATCTTCTTGTGTCTGGCGGATATGGCTCATGGGGATTTCCATTTAGACTTGGTACACAATGCGAATATGATACTATTTATCTCACTATGAGAAAATAGTTTTACAAGAAATACAACTTTTTGTACAAAACATGTAAACGGATTCATAAATTCGCGAAAATTAACCTCTTTTGGTGTACAAATCTAAAAATAAGCATAGACAAACCGCTTTCTTTCCTATATGATAAGGGCACAAAGAGGTAGTAAAAAAATGGTCATAGAATTAGAAGAAAAATTTAAATTACGCAAAGCAGAAATCTTTGCGACAATCAAGAAGTATGTGACTGAAGCAAACATGAATATCTCAGATACAGTAATGGACAACTTATCTATTCATCTTGCTTTATCAATTACAAGAGAATTATCTGGATCTTATATCGAAATGAGTTCATCTCAGATTGAACAATTAAAACAAGCCAACACTTATCAGATTTCACAGTTAATCATCTATGATTTATCTAAGAAATATGATGTAAAAATTTCTGAAGACGATATTTGTTATTGTGCGATGTATTTATCAAACATGACATTATTAGATTTAGACTTCTTTAGTGAATGCGATATTATTGATCAGGAAACTGAAAGCATTACTTTAGAAGCCGTACAGGAAATCAATAACCGTTTAGGATTAAATCTAAAGAAGAATGATGATTTCTATCAGGGATTATCAATGCATTTCTATCCTGCAATTCAGCGTTTAAAGAATGATGAACAGCTCCATGATAATGTATTAACTGACAAAATCAAAACTGAAAATGAAACAGAATATCAATGTGCAATGATTTTAAATGATGTTGTAAAAGAACATTATCATAAATCATTTAATGAAGATGAATTGGCTTATATAGCATTACATTTCGGTACAGCATTAAGATAACATCAAAGGGAACCTGAGGTTCCCTTTTTCATTTGTACTTATCATAGATCTGTGATGCAATTGCATTATATCTATTCCATTCATCCGTTTTAATAAAAATAGCTGATGATGTTTTAAAATCTTTATAATACAATTCTCCATCTTCAATTTTAGATGCATTGACTAATAGTGGTTTTTCTTGTCTACAATATTTACTCAATCTAGTAGAGACAGGTACATAAGTTATCTTTTCGTTATCCTTATACTTATATCCATCTGCTTTATCGAGATGCTTCAAAAATAGAATATATTCCTGATTAGAATTCATCAAGACATATCCCTTTTCGGAATTCATACTTTCCATCCCCTTAAGATAAGAGATAGAAAACGGTTCTTGAATATAGATAGT
This window contains:
- a CDS encoding BglG family transcription antiterminator translates to MVIELEEKFKLRKAEIFATIKKYVTEANMNISDTVMDNLSIHLALSITRELSGSYIEMSSSQIEQLKQANTYQISQLIIYDLSKKYDVKISEDDICYCAMYLSNMTLLDLDFFSECDIIDQETESITLEAVQEINNRLGLNLKKNDDFYQGLSMHFYPAIQRLKNDEQLHDNVLTDKIKTENETEYQCAMILNDVVKEHYHKSFNEDELAYIALHFGTALR
- a CDS encoding AzlC family ABC transporter permease, with amino-acid sequence MNKKTIIYSIKSALPVITGYIVLSIGFGLLLQDKGYGWGWAVLMSTGIYAGSMQFVTINLLSTGASIITTAIMTLMVNIRHLFYGITMLKEYSEAGWRKPYLIFSLTDETYSLICSPDLPDDINRKDYFFIVSLVNQLSWIAGSIIGSVLGNIIPFDTTGIDFAMTALFVIILVEQLEKSKQHLPAFTGFIISIFCLLLFGPNQFLIPSMILITIALFIEKKSLERSDL
- the dapB gene encoding 4-hydroxy-tetrahydrodipicolinate reductase, translating into MKVLVYGYGLMGKKVAHAVMNDADLELAGVVSPVFDVQPEVPAYKSLDEVQDDIDAIIDFSHPANLDSILSYALKNKCKVVFATTGFSAEDLKKIEEASHEIALFQSYNTSYGVAMMNKMVSEFAKEFFEHHFDIEIMEKHHNQKIDSPSGTAVMLYDGINNALDDSLEPTYDRHSIHRKRERNEVGISSIRGGTIFGEHTVMFAGQDEIVEVKHTALSKEVFANGAVAALKALMNKDKGLFDLKTLY
- a CDS encoding branched-chain amino acid transporter permease; amino-acid sequence: MHAILIILTAAIVTLLIRALPFIVFSKHTPDSILYLGKVLPYAIIPMLVVYCLKSVSVLKAPYGIPELIALIVVVCIHKWKHSTLLSILLGTMTYMFLIQTVF
- the dapA gene encoding 4-hydroxy-tetrahydrodipicolinate synthase, producing MEPIFEGTGVALVLPMFEDGSIDYEGYKRQVQRMIDGGVKALLVNGTTGEPATIDIEDEFELTKITVEMAKGTGVKVIVGAGSNYTAQAIRKAKFNAEAGADANLVVTPYYNKTSQRGLIEHYKAVAAASDLPLIMYNVPGRTGMKISVDTVVELAKVPNIVAMKDATDDIAYAMEVLTRTKDMDFDLYSGCDDNILPFIAAGGKGVISVLSNLYPRETEMFAQAALKGDLELARKMAYDLNDVSKYLFIDVNPIMPKAALKHMGVIESDMLRQPLIPTTEENKKLLFDAMKEFESKGY
- a CDS encoding BRCT domain-containing protein; the encoded protein is MNNYPFAFDEIFDIDLTGKFVVTGLFTSMRRSDVVHYIYTHGGSVLSAPTRATDYLIVGGEKSKTWKYGQYGTKIRKGLDLREKDEKILIISEEDFMRCIGG
- the gloA2 gene encoding SMU1112c/YaeR family gloxylase I-like metalloprotein; the encoded protein is MRLDTVHHIAIITKDYDQTIDFYVNKLGFKIIRENKREDKQDIKLDLQLGDMELEVFVKPDAPLHPFPETAGLRHLAFKVEDVEETVKELNALGIETEPIRFDTFTGKKMTFFKDPDQLPLEIHE
- a CDS encoding ACT domain-containing protein — its product is MNSVITRLEIEEDIIQVKLMNVEKNPLFVADVFETISREGVNIDMISSVMLEDEMRIDFTCDAKAQSALNKAIEEVRKNHPRIGVFASKNVGKLVVEGHMENEVGFASKLFKVLGDNQIPFAQVTTSEVSISYVIEKKYLKKALEKIQEELA
- a CDS encoding metallophosphoesterase; the protein is MVKILNIALYIIFILIPALYFIWLLKHEHLIFKTFVVVMAILSTIGILLKFNFKPYNHIFTMFILVCQFLTMYIYILFICVYLYRFSFKFVKRRPYRFGNIVATMIAITLTISGFHSHYNKKEVIYHVTVPKTSSVSQLKICLVSDLHLSSGTYMRQVRKLVKTVNDKHYDLVCFAGDVFDENTPDALMNRSLQEFKNMKSTYGTYWISGNHEYYGKHTDFTVFEKYNIHFLKNTYETVDNTFNIVGFTDKTSRDHYDINQVIQGMNTSLPTITLDHNPERFDQHTYFTDLQLSGHTHNGQIFPGNIILHYYYQNSYGLSHYKNHYLLVSGGYGSWGFPFRLGTQCEYDTIYLTMRK
- a CDS encoding DUF4299 family protein, with amino-acid sequence MSIDVCIKQKGLFKKTIPLDVIVGDELAFGINDGMRMVGDDQEGNMIFYNPNSIGRGFHISWDEEEKNELNLRLLNPTTTDEMRSFFNCLRRITSYWKCSVTIDGIEEDIDEYLSQEDDLIAFNHRVIKEVSEKIANGETDSLTLMSTMWPLVIGKDEAEQFILNPHLFSSWMHELQSHDYYYAKPQFFKTDQGIKGIYALTEDCPTLLPNKPWVPVGYQNPETGEKLECDYYEIALYSTTEERSLGTIPFERIFTLGPDYINYYDGNTVLVNNLPLEVMKRLEHSLD